Below is a genomic region from Vibrio pomeroyi.
CAATCACTAAGTGTTTTGGTTGGTATTGTTTGATCTTGTCAGCAACGACTCTGATGATTTGCGAGTCCGCCAACATACCGACTTTTACCGCCACGATATTCAGATCGGTGAACACCGCATCTAACTGGCTGGCAACATGCTCAAGTGGGATTGGAAAAATGGCAGAAACGCCTTGAGTGTTCTGGGAAGTGATAGCGGTAATTACCGAACAAGCGAAACTACCCGTTGCAGACATGGCTTTAATATCCGCTTGAATACCTGCGCCGCCGCCACTATCAGAACCCGCAATGGTCAAAACAATCGGAGTATTGATTGAAGAAGATTGGTTTTCTGGTGTTTGAGTGCTGCTAAGTGATACTTGAGAATTGGAATGCTGCGTCATGGTCGCTCCTACTGTCTAAAAGACGTAAGAGAACCGAACTTTGGCCGCAAAGAGAGTGTGGAGGTGAAACCAATGAGAGATCATTGTTGAACCACGTAGGCAAAGTAATCATAGTTCCCTACGCCAGTGTTAACTGAATCAGGTTCAACGGGTCTCGAATAACGATCTCAGCAAATACCAATTAAGGTAGATGCCCCCCGACTATTGATAACGATAGTAACAGCACTCTCGCAACTGAGATACTCATTTTATTCAATTATAAGAATCACGCATGAATTTAATTCAATTAATCTCGCTTTAACAAATACTTATAACGGCTTTTTAGTCGGTTGAGATTGGATGAATAAACACATCACTATCAATAACATACCTAGCCATCCAACCAATGGAATCAGCTCACCCACAATACACACGGCCAATACGGCGGCAACAACTGGCTCAAGCAAGGTAATCAAGTTTGCGCTACTTGCTGTGACATGGCGTAGCCCAAAACTGAACGCGATATAACCCAAACATTGAGGAAGTAACACCAAGTAACTCACCACTAAAATGTTGGTATTCGACGCGAACAGGTTATCCCCTGTGAACCACAGCGTTGGCAGTAATAACACCGCTCCTAATCCAAATATGCTGCCCATCGCCGCTTGCGACTTAATGCCTTCGTCTATCAAAGCTTTTGTCGCCCACGAATAAATGGCGTAACACAACCCAGCAACCAACCCTAGCCCAATGCCCAAAAGCTTTAGGTCATCGCCAGAATCACTCGTCGATGATGATTCTGAAAATACCAGTAACCCAATACCAACCACACCAATAGCAAAGCTCATGAGCCAACGCTTGTTGATATTATTCTTTTTGCTAATAAGACACTCTAGAAGTGCAGAAAAGAACGGCGCAGTAGCTATCGACACCACCGTACCCATTGCGACACCCGATAACTTCATTGAAGAGTAGAAAGCCAAAGGATAGATCGCTAAAGCCAGCGCACTCACCGCTAACAGCTTTTTGTTGAGCAAAAGCTTATCAAGTGAAGATAAGATCTTTCGATACGCCAAGGCCGCCTGTATTAAGCCGCCGACGCCCATTGAAAAAGCACCAATCGCTAATGGGCTGAGATCAGGCGCAAAGCTTGCGGCTGTACCTGTCGTGCCCCATAAAACAGATGCAAACACGATAGCTAAAGTGCCTGTTTGGAATTCGTTAACGCGATTGATGGCAAGATTCATTGCTATTACCTAGTCTATTTTCATTTCTGAAATAGATAATAGTGAACATACTTTGGTTTTAGTTTGCAGAAAGGACGCTATTCTTGTTTTGGAAGACTCTCTTTCATCGAACCCAAAAACGCCCTTGGGGACATCCCAAAGTGCTGAGAGAAGCGTCGACTGAAAGCAGACACATCACTATAGCCCACATTTTCAGCAATCAATTGAACGGGTAAATCGGTATGAGTTAACAAGGCTTGAGCTTTCTCCATACGATAGCGAGTGATGTATTTAAGCGCACTGATTCCAATACACTCTTTAAAGCGTTTCTTAAACTGAGTTGGGCTCAAACATGCCGTTTCTGCAAGCTGAGAAATAGAGAGAGGTTGGGCGTAATTATCCGCGATGAGCCTTTGCACCGCACGAATACGAGGGTCGATGCTCTTGCTTACTTCTTGTTGCTCTAATAGCAGTGAAAACACATCCAAGATTGACGATTCAATGCCACTGTCTACTTGATATTCCAGCTGCTTCTCAACGAACAGTAAGAAGCTCATCAAAGGTGGTGTTATCGTGAAAACCGAGAGCTCATGCTCTAACAAGTGCTGCGGTAACTCTGCCATATCTGCGACAATAAACCGCGCTGCTTCATCCGCCTTAAAGGCATGCGCTGTGGTGACCGGAATCACCACGCATTCACCTACGGCCACTTTGCCGACATATCCAACCATCTCAAGGTTGATACTCCCTTGGATCGGCAATACCAGTTGATGATGGTCATCATGAGCATGGGTATTAAATTGCTTGGTGTAAGATCGAATGCTTAAGCTAGATTTCATGAGCAACGCTGGAGTACATTTCGCTAGGTTAAAGTAATAGAGACAAAG
It encodes:
- a CDS encoding AraC family transcriptional regulator; the protein is MKSSLSIRSYTKQFNTHAHDDHHQLVLPIQGSINLEMVGYVGKVAVGECVVIPVTTAHAFKADEAARFIVADMAELPQHLLEHELSVFTITPPLMSFLLFVEKQLEYQVDSGIESSILDVFSLLLEQQEVSKSIDPRIRAVQRLIADNYAQPLSISQLAETACLSPTQFKKRFKECIGISALKYITRYRMEKAQALLTHTDLPVQLIAENVGYSDVSAFSRRFSQHFGMSPRAFLGSMKESLPKQE
- a CDS encoding EamA family transporter gives rise to the protein MNLAINRVNEFQTGTLAIVFASVLWGTTGTAASFAPDLSPLAIGAFSMGVGGLIQAALAYRKILSSLDKLLLNKKLLAVSALALAIYPLAFYSSMKLSGVAMGTVVSIATAPFFSALLECLISKKNNINKRWLMSFAIGVVGIGLLVFSESSSTSDSGDDLKLLGIGLGLVAGLCYAIYSWATKALIDEGIKSQAAMGSIFGLGAVLLLPTLWFTGDNLFASNTNILVVSYLVLLPQCLGYIAFSFGLRHVTASSANLITLLEPVVAAVLAVCIVGELIPLVGWLGMLLIVMCLFIQSQPTKKPL